DNA from Drosophila suzukii chromosome 2R, CBGP_Dsuzu_IsoJpt1.0, whole genome shotgun sequence:
GATTTTCCCTGAAGCGAGTGTGAAAGAAGGGCTTCCAGAACTTCAGTTGTAGATCATTGGCCCTAGTGCTGCTGTAGCTGCCCTGCAGTGAGATGCTCTCACCTCGACCCAGAATATTGGGGATCGTCAGTTCCGTTCGCAGGGAGCCTTCGTTCTGGCCAATCTCAGTGCCCGCCGATCCCATCATGCGCGACATTTCGTTGCCCTTGAATGTCACCTCGTAACCCTGGGGAGTGGCATCAGAGCCACGGCTAACGTCGATATGCACGCTCACATCCTTGAAGATGCCCAGATCGTGTAGATACGATTTGGTGGACATGGCCTCCAGCATTAGATCCTGAAAGTTATTGGCCTTAAACAGACCATCCGCTGCCCTCATCACATAGTCGTTGTGGGTCCGCAGCAAGCCGCTGACATTCACGCGATCCACGCGAGCTGAGATCTTGCTCAGGTCGTATTTGGAGTCCTTCGACGAGCCACCGTCGCGACCCGACTGAGGCATCTTGTTGTTTCGGTGGGCAGGCGTTGGGGATATACTGAAAGAAAGGGTAACAAATTATAAAGTTTATATTGTTTAGTAACATATATAATAAtcattataatataatataatacagatactatatataataataatactacAAGATACTAATTATGAAATATCTTTGACTTACAGATTGAACTGGAGAATCTCAATAGTGCAACCGATGAGATTAATAAGCTAGAAATTGAGCTAGAGGCAAGTCCATAGACTTTCTTTTTATGGAAAACAAGTTAATACCCTAATATTAATTCTAATGTTTTTAATAGGAGGCCAATTCCACCTTTCGCATCCTCTTAAATGAATCTACACGCCGGCTTAAGCTCTCCTCCAAGAAGTTGGGCAACTGCATAGAGAAAGCTCGACCCTACTATGAGGCTTTGGACAAGGCACGCGAGGCACAAATCGAATGCCAGAAGGCAGCAGTTAAATTCCAACGAGCTAATGGTTAGTCTACTATAAATCAATACTTCGGGATAAACCTAACATAATCTTCTTCTCTCTTAGAAATCCATGCCGCGGCCAAGGAAACAGTTGCTTTGGCCGAGCAGCGGTTTATGTCTAACTCGCATGAATGGCAGTTCGACAATGCCTGGCAGGAGATGCTTAACCATGCTACCCAAAAGGTAATGGACGCGGATACCCAGAAGGCCGACTGTCATGCAGAGCACCAGAGGCTGACCCGGCTCTTCAACGCCGCCGAGCAAAAGTTGCAGCAGCTGGAGGATCGCTTCCGGCGGAGCATTAACAAGTCGCGGCCGTACTTCGAGGAGAAGCAGGTGTGCCAGGACCAGCTGCAGACACAAAAGAATCGCATCCAAGAGCTGCAGCAGCAGGTGGCCGGTGCCAAAAGCACTTACTCCACGGCCTTGCGTAATCTGGAGAGGATCAGCGAGGACATACACAGGCAGAGGGGTGATTTTCCCACTCCGCCAGGACCCCGCGAGCCGGGTGTGGGAGCAGAGTTGAACTCGCCTACGTCCAGTGCCTTGCCATCGCTGCCGGATTTCCAGCTGGAGCTGGAGAAATGCGACTATCCCTCCATAGCAGGCAGTCAAATGTCCTTGGGTGCAAAAACTCCTCTAGCAGCTGCCGAAACTGAAGATGAGGAGGATGCCTGCGACTACGATGAGACGGGAGCGGGCGAACTCAGAGGCGTGGTGGATGAACGCGATTTGGAGGCCCTGCGGCAGAAGGTCAAGATCCTGGCGGTGCGTCCCATTGAGGGTGGAGATGGTCAGCAGCAGAACGATGTGTGGGAGCATGAACTAAAGGACACGGTGGATAAGCTGGATCACTTGATGATGCTCAAGGAAAACGGCAAGCGGCAGCAAACGAATCGTTTGAAGTCCACCGAGCAGCGACCCGATTCCCTGGGCGCCGAGGCACTCAAACGCCACTGCGATGTGGTCGAGGTGAAGGTCACAACCTGCGCCAACACCGCCAGCTTGCCAGTCACACCGCAGCACCAGCTAAATCACCTTGCACCGCCCACGCCCATCAAGAAGCTGCAACAACAGCTAGCGCCCTTGCCCTCGGTGAACGTATCCATGCGGGAGTTGCCTCTGTTGGCCAGGTTATCCAACGAACTCCTGGATCGCAGCAGTGCTGCCTTCGGAGGAGTACGCAAGCAGCTGCGCCGGCGCTCCCTCGAATAGTGCGCATCTTGGGGGCCAGAGGAGCCTTTCCCAGCCAGCCCCATATCAGATTTGTTTATATTAAATGAATagtaaataatgaaataattgtaAACCGTTAAACGCCGCATTTAAATGTGCACCACTCTCAATAAGTCTACACCTACATGATAAATACACCATCTATTTTCGTATAAATGTTGATTACATTCTAATCTATTGTCTCCGTATTTGTTTCTCACTGTTAATACTTTAACTAAGTAAATGTTTTGTGATTTGAGAGAGCAAAAAGAAAATGATTGATTGATATGCAAACAATAAGCAGCTTTAAGTTAATGTTTAAACTGTAAACGTATAAAACCAGGTAGACTCactaatttaaaacaaaaggGCACATGCACTAAATAGTTTAGCCTAAAAATACCACGAAAGTGAAACTCtgaataaaaacaaatgtcGAAAATGTAACGAATTCAATTAGGTAATTAAGTGTGAAACTCTCAAAGAAAAATGTAGtggatttaataaaatatggtCTAGAGATTTGGTGAGTGCCCAAGAATAAAATAAGGGAATAAAAGTATTTGCAACActataaataatattgaaacttgaaataataataaaaagtgCATTCTAATTCAAATGTTAAATGGTGTTTTACTGGCGGTATTCGGGGTTTATTGTTATTTGGGagttattttaaaggaaattacTGAATTTTAATGGAAAGTGCTTTCAAGGAATATAGTTTTATGGGATTTTGTACGAACTTtattaagaaatgtattgcaATTTAAATGATGGGGGAACAAGATATAAATGTTTCAAACTAAGGAACCGAAACTTAAAGAGCGCTTAGAATGATGCACCTGCGCCTTAAATAGTGCTGGGGTTATTACATGCACTAAACTATTATACTTCGGGTTCTATAAATTTCTGAGTGATGTCATTTTCGCTGCATTGGAAGCCAAATCTATTGTGGCAAACAACAAATATTCTGTCCCCAAATTATGTAAGCCAGATTTGGTCTCCAACGGCTATCAGCTGACCTACCTCTAAATTGGTACCGCCTTCGCAGGTGGATAGGCACACGCGAATTTTGGATTTAGTTTCACTAGTGTTTCGAGaactataaaatatatataaccgGGCACGAGCACAAATATTCCCAATTTCTTTCTACTGAAACGCGTGCGGCACCGAAAATCAACAAgctgcttcttcttctccCACAGTGCTGGCTATTCGGGTGGGAAACAGCCAGGTCAGCATTACAAAGGTACtctcaaaaaatattttataagaaaaaaataagtgaaaacaaaaatgtgttaATTCTAAAAACTATTTGTTGGACAATTTCTATGTAGAAATTCTTTGAATAATACAAACTTTCTAATCAGCTAATCATCTCGCTAAACTAGCTAATTTGGCAACACTGTATATTCGATATATCAAAGCGGCGGTGTGGAACCGTGAAGAGCGTGTTTTCCCAGACTAGGTTTTTGCTCACAAACATTGTTATATCGTTAATTATCTCTTATATTTCGTTGCATAAATCTGCTAAAAATTTGTGAGAAAATAGcgagaaaattaaaaacatcCCAATTTCCACCGTTCCAATTGGCGATAGTGCACCACCTCAAACGGTCACTCTTCTAGAGATGGGAAAAATCCAAAAGATGCGCACACTTTTTCAAATATTGATAATAAATAAGCTTCGATAAAAACATTATCCATCCATAACTTAATAAacttcgcaaaaaaaaataaaaaaatctgAATGTGCTTCAAAAGGCTCAAATAAATATCGCTATTACTTTTAAGCCTTTTTTTTATGAAAGGGCTTGGTGCTGTCTTCGGAACCCCCAGCAGTAGCAAATATATTATGTTccatttaattatattaaaagaaaataatttcTGTGACCGGAAAAGCTTACGTTGGACAATACGGTGTTATTGaaagcacaaaaaaaaagtatgcaTCGGCCGGGAATCGAACCCGGGCCGCCCGCGTGGCAGGCGAGCATTCTACCACTGAACCACCGATGCTCTTAATAACGGTTAAACAAACTACTAATATGAGTGCTAAACGACTGAAACCAACAACCTGTTGGTGTTGGGGCATTCCTGTCACTTGGAAGCCTCCCTCCAAGTTGACTCCGTGGCGCAACGGTAGCGCGTCCGACTCCAGATCGGAAGGTTGCGTGTtcaaatcacgtcggggtcaagACAGAACCTGAGAAtcttttttttcaataattgTTAAGAAAAATCTCGTTTTCAACGGTATTTAAATACATAATTTATTGTATAATTAATAAGCAGCTTTGATTTACTACAAGCAACATCATTTACACAATGAGCATTAAATTTCAACATTTAAAATCGTCCAATACGGTTAATTCCTTTTTGTGGAACAATTTGGATAtaactttatatatatattcgaTTAATTTTATGAACTCTGTTTAAATTGTAAATTCCCTAAACAATTTGCGTTGATTTATTATCAGTTGTTCCCTTATTGCACAATGCATTACtcgtatgtatgtatatgttttaaaaattatcgtTCAAGTGCCATAAAACTGCATATAAAATTGAACATAAAACTACCCAACACCGGACATCAGATATCGACCTTATCGAATCTCGCCTCCTGTACTCTCTTCTatctaaaaaatgtatttagcTAACAAAATTTTTAACAGTTTTTACATCAATCAACAAGGAAAATGGCTGCAATCATTGCACTAACTAAATGAAATCAATCCTAAAAACATAAACTAATGGACCCTGTGTTTCGTTTCAtttctgtttgtttgtttgttgtatATAAGCGCCTCCAAAAATATGGTTAGGGTTTAGTTGgtctcggatttcaatatatgTATGTCTTTTTGGTCCACTCTATTTGCTATTGACTAAGTTCAGGAATTCCTCACGGGTCTTGGGATCGTCTCGGAACACGCCCAGCATAGTTGAGGTAACAGTTTTGCTGTTGATTTTCTGCACGCCACGCATTACCATGCACATGTGTCTAGAAATGGGacaatttattaattaataagCAATTCCTTTAATGATATATGTATAATTACTTACACTCCCTCTACCACAACAGCTACTCCAGCAGGTTGAACAGCCTGGGTTACGGCCACTGCAATTTGCTTCGTCAAGCGCTCCTGGACTTGCAGACGTCGCGAAAAGATTTCCACAATGCTAGTAGAAGAATACAAAATAGTTATATAACCATTTCGGCTATATCTTAGCTACCGTATCTTACCGTGCCAGTTTGCTGAGGCCGAGAATCTTGTTGCAAGGCAAGTAACCAATAGATACTTTGCCGTAGAACGGCACCAGATGGTGCTCGCACATGGAGAACATTTCAATGTCCTTGACCACCACCATTTCGTCATGATCCTCGTCGAAAACGGCGCCATTAAGAACGTCTGCCAAGAGATAAAAGGAaatgttaaggaaaataaaaaaaaaatttccctatcgatgaccccgacgtgatttgaACACGCAACCTTCCGATCTGGAGTCGGACGCGCTACCGTTGCGCCACGGAGTCGTTATCGAGATGCCCGCCCAATGTCGCACAACCACGAAGCCACTCAAATGCCTTTTCTTTTTCTACCCGTGATTTATGGTGCGCGTAATTCGTGTTAGATTTATTTGCTGCATAACTGAATGTTAAGTTAAAGTGGCTGCCTGGGAAATGGAGGATGGGGATGGAAATGGGGGTGGCTTGACTTGATGGTTTTATGGTTCTTGTGGAGTGTGAGCTTTCGCCACACTCACTTTAAACGATGTGCTCTTGAGATTTCCCTTGCCATTCCCCTCGACTAGTTGCACACCACCCACATACCCGCTCTTAATATACAGACCGGAAAGCTTCAGTGCGTTTCCTGACGACCAACCCACCAACCAACCCGACCAAGTAGCCCACCAACAAATAATCCAACAACCATCATCTAGGCTCCCAGCTCCCTCAATGTCAGATTTGGCGAGTCACGTTGACGCGTGATTCTTGGGGTTCGGTTCTTCGAAATCGGGTTAAACACAATCCAACCCATTCTATTGCCGAAGGCTATTCACTTTCGTTTAACTCATTTAGCTTTCAAATGAACAGACCCAGCAGCACACTTGCGTTGTTTGTTGTTGATCTTAAATTTACATGCGATTTTATTTGACAAACTGTAGAACCTGATTTTCATCTCGAACAACCGGTTCGCTTGTATGCTACTAGCCATATTATTCGCAATTCTGTATTGTTTTTTCAAACGACTCGCTTTGATTACATGACAAGTTCAAATGCGACTGCAAGAGAAAAAGCAGGCCAAATTTTTAGTGGTTCCAATAGCGTGCATACATATCTCATATGGTTTTTCGGATCGGACCAATCATATCTTTTTCGTTTTTGTGTTTTATCTCTCGAGTGGTAATTACACTAATGCACTACTTTAGCGGGGTGTCCGAGGAATCCCCGTTAAAGGTGGAGTACTGTATGATTCACCACCCAGAAACTAGTTTGTACTCACTGGGAAACCCAGGATGAGCAACGTTCCCCCGCCCCCCCTTTGGATCACTGACCTGGTGTTAATTGCCCCAAATGAGATGTGCTTACCCTCGAGACTCTGGTCGTAGCCCTTGGTGAAGTACAGCATGGCCTTGGCCGCCCGCTCTGGGGTCTTGATCAATCCCTGGCGATCGGGATTCTCGCCCAGTCCGCCCAGGAGTAGGCGGTACGAGCGGGCCATGTCCGGCAGGAGGGCCTCTCGCGTCGGCGGCTTGTGGTCCAGCTCCAGGTCGTGGTGGAAAGTGCACTTCTCGTGGCCTGTAAAAGTACATATGAGAATGAACATGATGAAATTCGTTATCATTGGAGATAGGGAGGCATTGCCCCCCTCATCGGCGGCTGTGTGTAGCTGTCTAAGTACTATTACCCATCTCTGTGACCTCTGAACCGCAACACTAGACCCCACTGATAGGCGTTTGTTTATGTATAACACGAGTTTGTCTACCATCCCTTATAGTTCATTGTAGAATCCCTTAAGTAAAATCCCTCTAGATCCCTGGATACCTCTAGATACCGATCCCTGGAACTGGCCCTGGAGCACTACCCACCACTACCTGGCGTTGTCGATGTACGCGGTGTCATTGGTGTTTTCGGTTGTGTACCATCGCTATCCGGGGTGCTGCCGTTGGTCTTCAGGATGAGGCGGGGTCTCTGGTTTCCGGCTAGGGGAGAAGGAACTGCAGCAGGAGCTGGAAGAGGAGGAGCCACCTCCTCAATGGGTGTTCCCACCATGGCAAGGGCCAACTCCTCCGCCTGCTGTGGCTGTCTGTCCGCCAGCGAGGAGGTGCCCGAGGTGCTACTTGTTGAGCAGACGCTGTTGTTGCGTCCGCGCGACAGGATGTGGGCCTGCGGGAAGTTGGTGTCGTCGATGGCATCGTTCAGCTCGCTGGCACTCATCTCGGACAGTTGGCGGGTGAAGCTCATGGCGGTTTGTTTGCCACTCGAACGGAACTCTATTAAACGGCTAGCTCGCTTGCACACAATCTTCGAACTTGGCCCGAGTTGTTTTCTAAATGTTTTTCTCGCTGGTgtctcttttttttgtggccGTAGGTTTCTCAGCTGGACTTTGGCTTTATGTGTTGGCGCTTCGGGTGGCTCTGCTCTTCTGACAGCTGCTGTGGCCAGCGATGGCAATAAGAACCTCTTGAGCGGAGCTTTGAGCGACGGAAAGCTCCGTATAACCCACCCAACCGCCCCGCGACTTGTGAGCGGAACTAAGCCGAGCTGAGCGCAGGCCCACGGTTTGAAAGCACCCGTCCAATGGCTCTCAAACTGCACTTGAACTTGTTGCTCTTTAAGGAGGCGCCAGAGGTACAGCAAGGGCCAAACAAAAATAGCTTCTGgtcaaaaaaaatgttctaaAAAAATGAGTAACTATTTGAAAAATGGATATCTTTTTTTGCAAAGcaaaaatacatttctttttaaaatgttatacCTTTGATCAATgctacacaaaaaaaatggtaGAGGTAAAATATATCAACACGGATAGTCACGTAACTGTAAAAAGTTAACAACTATTGAAAATAGTGACGTGTATTATTGTTTTAGTCATTTTTTAGTCTACTACTAGTCTAGACTACAATAAAATGGTAAGATTTGTGTATTTTGTTCTTAGGATTAAATAAGGTTAAATTGACAATTCGATGGGTTGGGgcctttttatttatttatttatttcggcAACAGTTTGAACCTTAcctattataataataaattttacattttttgctAAAACCTATTTTGTACTCCtttcttttattatatatattactatacatatattattatttatttttatatttaccaTTACCATGGTAAGTTTCCCCAAAAAGTTTTTTGCTTGAACATATATTATACCCTTTTCATTAAACCTACAGCTCTTAAGGTTACTACGATACATTTATTCCCTTAAATGGACATTGgttacaaattttaaagttgaCCACTAAAAAAGCTCTTCATCTTTTCCAAGAGACTagacatttttaaagaaattttataAAGTGGGTGAGGTCTGATCTATTATTTTGATCCGAAGTGTGCTCTTATTCCCTTGGCGCCAACTCAATGTGGTCAAGGATTTCTCCTTTGACCCAGCTATTGTTTGCTAAACTACTCAACTTAGTGCCAGACGTCAAGGGGTACTTTATTTAACCTTTCGAATAAAGCACCCAGGCTCGAACAGAGCCAAATTCCCAAATTTTAACCACCGTCCAGCCATCCGCCTCTCCGTCCGCTCCGGAAAACAGAAAACCAGAAGCATGGCGCACCGCCTGCAACTCCGGAGCGATGACTTCGACGTAATCGGCGCCGTGCCGCGTGACCTGTCCGTGATTAAGAACTTTCTGAAGCGCGATTGTGCCGTCAAGAAGCTAATCGACATCGAGGAGGAGTTCCTGAGGGAGTGCGTACTTCGCGGCGAGGATCCCATGAAACCGAATAAAAAAGATGGCAACGACATCGTACAGCGTGGCAGTGGGCTGGGATCCAAATCTGCGGATCCTCAACCAGATCCCTGTGCTAGCAAAACCCCAGAGAACACATTGGCATCCGACTACTGTGATCCCTGCCGACGTCTCAAGACCTCTGTGGTTCTTGAAGAGGTGAGTTACCTGTACTGAGCACACTACGTTTGATAAGGAACAGATCAGAAGAGATACATCTCAATGTTTTCTCGAGTTCTAAGAACCTAAGAAAAACACTCTAGGATAAGTCGATCctgttaaaaataatttatttcaattgTGTTATAAGGATAACTATATTATAAAATCTACCGAACTctataaacatatataaatatataatatgtaTGACTTGAATCTAATTATAACCAGAAACCAATTTATCCTAAAACTAATATGTGAAATCTATATTTTTCTATGAAATCTTTAAATATGGATCCTTAAGGATAAATATcctaaatttatttaaaaccaAGACTTTATTATTGCATGTATCCACGTATATGTCAGCTTACGAAACCTGATAAGGTCCCTATGGTCTTTCTTATCATTTTCTCTTTCTTTCTTAAtccaattttttatataattctAAGAGTCTAAGTCATTCCAGGATAAGTCGAACTTGTTAAGAAGCAATTTAAGGATAACTATATGTGTAATATTATTTGTCTTAAAACTAATTTTGGAAATCTTTCTTCAAACATGAAATTTTTGTTTGGAGGTCCTTAAAACTAATTACCCtacatttaatttttcccaTTTATCCACTTATCTAACAGCTCACAAAACCTGCCACTACGAATCCGGTGTACAACAAATCCTTGCCGCCTTACTTTGACGAAGAGAGTGTGATGGGCAACGCGTTGCCCGTAAAGTTCCGCTTCCGGCGCAAGTTCAATAAATGTGACCAGGAGAAGCCCAACAACCTGATGTGCACCACCACGCCGAGTACCAACGTGGTTGTGCTGACCAACTGTTGCGATGTGATGGTGTGGCCCAGTCAGCGGGTGGCCCAGATGAACCGCGTGCCGGTAACCACGCTGACGGGCGATGCCGATCTCACGGAGTACATGCTGGAGGAGGA
Protein-coding regions in this window:
- the pcs gene encoding SH3 domain-binding protein 5 homolog, yielding MSAAEEGELDPQIQIELENLNSATDEINKLEIELEEANSTFRILLNESTRRLKLSSKKLGNCIEKARPYYEALDKAREAQIECQKAAVKFQRANEIHAAAKETVALAEQRFMSNSHEWQFDNAWQEMLNHATQKVMDADTQKADCHAEHQRLTRLFNAAEQKLQQLEDRFRRSINKSRPYFEEKQVCQDQLQTQKNRIQELQQQVAGAKSTYSTALRNLERISEDIHRQRGDFPTPPGPREPGVGAELNSPTSSALPSLPDFQLELEKCDYPSIAGSQMSLGAKTPLAAAETEDEEDACDYDETGAGELRGVVDERDLEALRQKVKILAVRPIEGGDGQQQNDVWEHELKDTVDKLDHLMMLKENGKRQQTNRLKSTEQRPDSLGAEALKRHCDVVEVKVTTCANTASLPVTPQHQLNHLAPPTPIKKLQQQLAPLPSVNVSMRELPLLARLSNELLDRSSAAFGGVRKQLRRRSLE
- the Pu gene encoding GTP cyclohydrolase 1 isoform X2 yields the protein MSFTRQLSEMSASELNDAIDDTNFPQAHILSRGRNNSVCSTSSTSGTSSLADRQPQQAEELALAMVGTPIEEVAPPLPAPAAVPSPLAGNQRPRLILKTNGSTPDSDGTQPKTPMTPRTSTTPGHEKCTFHHDLELDHKPPTREALLPDMARSYRLLLGGLGENPDRQGLIKTPERAAKAMLYFTKGYDQSLEDVLNGAVFDEDHDEMVVVKDIEMFSMCEHHLVPFYGKVSIGYLPCNKILGLSKLARIVEIFSRRLQVQERLTKQIAVAVTQAVQPAGVAVVVEGVHMCMVMRGVQKINSKTVTSTMLGVFRDDPKTREEFLNLVNSK
- the Pu gene encoding GTP cyclohydrolase 1 isoform X1 gives rise to the protein MSFTRQLSEMSASELNDAIDDTNFPQAHILSRGRNNSVCSTSSTSGTSSLADRQPQQAEELALAMVGTPIEEVAPPLPAPAAVPSPLAGNQRPRLILKTNGSTPDSDGTQPKTPMTPRTSTTPGSGHEKCTFHHDLELDHKPPTREALLPDMARSYRLLLGGLGENPDRQGLIKTPERAAKAMLYFTKGYDQSLEDVLNGAVFDEDHDEMVVVKDIEMFSMCEHHLVPFYGKVSIGYLPCNKILGLSKLARIVEIFSRRLQVQERLTKQIAVAVTQAVQPAGVAVVVEGVHMCMVMRGVQKINSKTVTSTMLGVFRDDPKTREEFLNLVNSK
- the Pu gene encoding GTP cyclohydrolase 1 isoform X4; translated protein: MKPQSSEQNGSSQNGEGAADAVSVATIPTGEASAASTTDLTVSKSSQQLKLEMLNMELASNGSGHEKCTFHHDLELDHKPPTREALLPDMARSYRLLLGGLGENPDRQGLIKTPERAAKAMLYFTKGYDQSLEDVLNGAVFDEDHDEMVVVKDIEMFSMCEHHLVPFYGKVSIGYLPCNKILGLSKLARIVEIFSRRLQVQERLTKQIAVAVTQAVQPAGVAVVVEGVHMCMVMRGVQKINSKTVTSTMLGVFRDDPKTREEFLNLVNSK
- the Pu gene encoding GTP cyclohydrolase 1 isoform X3 gives rise to the protein MSFTRQLSEMSASELNDAIDDTNFPQAHILSRGRNNSVCSTSSTSGTSSLADRQPQQAEELALAMVGTPIEEVAPPLPAPAAVPSPLAGNQRPRLILKTNGSTPDSDGHEKCTFHHDLELDHKPPTREALLPDMARSYRLLLGGLGENPDRQGLIKTPERAAKAMLYFTKGYDQSLEDVLNGAVFDEDHDEMVVVKDIEMFSMCEHHLVPFYGKVSIGYLPCNKILGLSKLARIVEIFSRRLQVQERLTKQIAVAVTQAVQPAGVAVVVEGVHMCMVMRGVQKINSKTVTSTMLGVFRDDPKTREEFLNLVNSK
- the LOC108010032 gene encoding uncharacterized protein, with product MAHRLQLRSDDFDVIGAVPRDLSVIKNFLKRDCAVKKLIDIEEEFLRECVLRGEDPMKPNKKDGNDIVQRGSGLGSKSADPQPDPCASKTPENTLASDYCDPCRRLKTSVVLEELTKPATTNPVYNKSLPPYFDEESVMGNALPVKFRFRRKFNKCDQEKPNNLMCTTTPSTNVVVLTNCCDVMVWPSQRVAQMNRVPVTTLTGDADLTEYMLEEETIM